One window of Halopseudomonas maritima genomic DNA carries:
- a CDS encoding 3'-5' exonuclease, with translation MIRFNPAAPDGPAIDWTNELARRAARSRHPALQAFYQAGCATGDTPLESVPLVALDIETTGLDARRDAIVSIGLVPFDLQRIRCRDAFYEVVKPTTALSEESITFHRITHSDIRQAPPMTAVLDRVLKAMTGKIMVVHYRAIERAFLDRAVQQHLGESFTFPVIDTMQLEARLHRGSAQPGWLARLFGRKIESIRLADSRLRYGLPPYSAHHALTDALATAELLQAQTLHHYSPTTALRELWS, from the coding sequence ATGATTCGCTTCAACCCAGCCGCCCCCGACGGCCCCGCCATCGACTGGACCAACGAGCTGGCGCGCCGCGCTGCGCGCAGCCGTCATCCGGCACTGCAAGCGTTCTACCAGGCCGGCTGCGCCACCGGCGACACGCCACTGGAGTCCGTGCCTCTGGTCGCCCTGGACATCGAAACCACCGGGCTGGACGCGCGGCGCGACGCCATTGTCAGCATTGGCCTGGTGCCCTTTGACCTGCAACGCATCCGTTGTCGCGACGCGTTTTATGAGGTGGTCAAGCCCACGACAGCACTGAGCGAGGAGTCGATTACCTTTCATCGCATTACCCACTCGGATATTCGCCAGGCGCCGCCCATGACGGCAGTACTGGACCGTGTGCTGAAGGCCATGACCGGCAAGATCATGGTGGTGCACTACCGGGCCATTGAGCGCGCCTTTCTGGATCGGGCAGTGCAGCAGCATCTGGGCGAATCGTTCACCTTTCCGGTGATCGACACCATGCAGCTCGAAGCGCGCCTGCACCGGGGCAGCGCCCAGCCAGGCTGGCTGGCGCGACTGTTCGGCCGCAAGATCGAATCCATCCGCCTGGCCGACAGCCGCCTGCGCTATGGCCTGCCGCCCTACTCCGCACACCACGCCCTGACCGACGCGCTGGCTACCGCCGAGCTGCTGCAGGCGCAGACCCTGCATCACTACAGCCCGACCACCGCCCTGCGCGAGCTTTGGAGCTAA
- a CDS encoding DUF294 nucleotidyltransferase-like domain-containing protein produces the protein MQIELIEIRDHLSRFPPFDELPEEVLDEIARQVEVGYCKAGTQILTFNQEIHELHYVRSGAVDIFRRNGDLYNRLSEGDIFGHFGLLGRNRVRFPAKAIEDTLVYYIPGTLFDQLCEQHEHFADFVEAEGQSRLKAAVENGRASELMKIKVRKLISRLPVTVPLTTSVQEAARTMTEQSVSSLVVIDPHSQWPNPDRVPVAEPHHGVMVGIITDRDFRTRVLAEGLSGDTPVSAIMSPNPITVQGDDTVFEAMLSMLRNNIHHLPVVTRRRPIGLINLSDIIKYESQSSLYLVSAIYNKQSVEELKSLLPDVRATFVRMARDEASAHMIGSAMSGIGRSFTQRLLELAEDQLGPPPVPYAFMALGSMARDEQLVVTDQDNALVLDDRFNPAEHDDYFLQLATIVSDGLAACGYSYCKGGIMATNPKWRQPLSVWRGYFNDWIDRPKPEALLNSCIFFDLDAVYGESALVEELQELLAHRASSNEPFLAALARNALNRTPPLGFFRTFVMEKDGRHKNVINLKRRGTAPLTDLIRVHALACGSRAQNSFERLDAIAATKLMPPEALERLRYALEFLSLVRIRHQAVDIEDGMDPDNDVEPENIPAAERHNLKEAFQVLSNAQKFLRFRYPHLPVTRTL, from the coding sequence ATGCAGATCGAGCTGATCGAGATTCGCGACCACCTGAGTCGCTTCCCGCCCTTCGATGAGCTGCCCGAAGAGGTGCTCGACGAAATCGCCCGTCAGGTGGAGGTCGGCTACTGCAAGGCCGGCACGCAGATTCTTACCTTCAACCAGGAGATCCACGAACTGCACTACGTGCGCAGCGGCGCGGTGGACATCTTTCGACGCAACGGCGACCTCTACAACCGCCTGAGCGAAGGCGATATCTTCGGCCACTTCGGCCTGCTGGGACGCAACCGCGTGCGCTTTCCGGCCAAGGCCATTGAAGACACACTGGTCTACTACATTCCCGGCACCCTGTTTGATCAGCTCTGCGAGCAGCACGAGCACTTCGCCGACTTTGTCGAGGCCGAAGGCCAGTCACGCCTGAAGGCGGCAGTTGAAAACGGCCGTGCCAGCGAGCTGATGAAGATCAAGGTGCGCAAACTGATCTCACGCCTGCCCGTCACCGTGCCACTGACCACCTCGGTGCAGGAAGCCGCACGCACCATGACCGAGCAGAGTGTGTCATCGCTGGTGGTCATCGATCCGCACAGCCAATGGCCCAACCCGGATCGGGTGCCGGTCGCCGAGCCGCACCACGGCGTGATGGTCGGCATCATTACTGACCGCGACTTCCGCACCCGGGTGCTGGCCGAAGGCTTGAGCGGCGACACGCCGGTATCGGCCATCATGTCGCCCAACCCGATTACCGTGCAGGGTGACGACACCGTGTTCGAAGCCATGCTCAGCATGCTGCGCAACAACATCCATCACCTACCGGTGGTGACCCGGCGGCGGCCCATCGGGCTGATCAATCTCAGCGACATCATCAAGTACGAGTCCCAGAGCAGCCTGTACCTGGTCAGCGCCATCTACAACAAGCAGTCGGTCGAAGAGCTGAAAAGCCTGCTGCCGGACGTGCGCGCGACCTTTGTGCGCATGGCCCGCGACGAAGCCAGCGCGCACATGATCGGCAGCGCCATGTCCGGTATCGGCCGCAGCTTTACCCAACGCCTGCTGGAGCTGGCCGAAGACCAACTCGGCCCGCCACCGGTGCCCTACGCCTTTATGGCACTCGGCTCCATGGCCCGCGACGAACAGCTGGTGGTCACCGACCAGGACAACGCACTGGTGCTGGATGACCGCTTCAATCCGGCCGAGCACGACGACTACTTCTTGCAACTGGCGACCATCGTCAGCGACGGCCTGGCCGCCTGCGGCTACAGCTACTGCAAGGGCGGCATCATGGCGACCAATCCCAAGTGGCGGCAGCCGCTATCGGTCTGGCGCGGCTACTTCAACGACTGGATCGATCGCCCAAAACCCGAGGCGCTGCTCAACAGCTGCATCTTCTTTGATCTGGATGCGGTCTACGGTGAAAGCGCGCTGGTCGAGGAGCTGCAGGAACTGCTGGCCCACCGCGCCAGCAGCAACGAGCCCTTTCTCGCGGCGCTGGCCCGCAACGCCCTCAATCGCACGCCGCCGCTGGGCTTTTTCCGCACCTTTGTGATGGAGAAGGACGGACGTCACAAGAACGTGATCAACCTCAAGCGCCGAGGCACCGCGCCGCTGACCGACCTGATTCGCGTACACGCTCTGGCCTGCGGCTCGCGCGCACAAAACTCTTTCGAGCGCCTGGACGCCATTGCCGCGACCAAGCTGATGCCGCCGGAGGCGCTGGAGCGGCTGCGCTACGCGCTGGAATTCCTGTCACTGGTGCGCATACGCCACCAAGCGGTCGATATCGAAGACGGTATGGACCCGGACAATGACGTGGAGCCGGAGAACATCCCCGCCGCTGAACGGCACAACCTCAAGGAAGCGTTTCAGGTGCTCAGCAACGCCCAGAAGTTTCTGCGCTTCCGCTACCCGCACCTGCCGGTCACCCGCACCCTATGA
- a CDS encoding FAD-binding oxidoreductase, giving the protein MTSSEALSALQARLPELDWITSKVHIKRLSRDFYWFSPMLVPQLADKLADLVVKPRNEAELVALVSACVELGVVMTVRGGGTGNYGQAVPLEGGVVIDMTACTELQWLCDGLVRVQAGMKIGELETLVRERRWELRCMPSTYRAASIGGLFAGGFGGIGSINYGPVSTSGTVQAIRVLTIEATPRVLELRGEELLTYHHTYGTNGILLDLELALAPARDWDEYLLDFASIEAAYGFCRTLLDAAGIEKRELSLYDSKAASYFRDIRFEQPAGHFLVMALVAPHNRQPLAELLAEHGGSQLWMQTFAQMQASGLTLMEHCWNHSTLQALKHDKSFTNLQTNYAIDRVLEQLAELNALVGDEVLTHLEFIRLGNQQPLITGLPLVRYSTDERLNEIMALHQSLGIKINNSHTFMLEDGKHGGTLSPAILASKAANDPHSLLNPGKMRSLPG; this is encoded by the coding sequence GCGCTGCAGGCAAGGCTCCCGGAGCTGGACTGGATCACCTCCAAGGTCCACATCAAACGGCTGTCCCGTGATTTCTACTGGTTCAGCCCGATGCTGGTGCCGCAATTGGCTGACAAGCTGGCTGATCTGGTGGTCAAACCACGCAACGAGGCGGAGTTGGTTGCGTTGGTCAGTGCCTGCGTTGAACTGGGCGTGGTGATGACCGTGCGCGGTGGAGGCACCGGCAACTACGGGCAGGCGGTGCCGCTGGAAGGCGGTGTGGTCATCGATATGACGGCTTGCACCGAGCTGCAGTGGCTCTGCGATGGGCTGGTGCGAGTGCAGGCGGGGATGAAAATCGGCGAGCTGGAAACCCTGGTGCGTGAGCGCCGCTGGGAGCTGCGCTGCATGCCTTCGACCTACCGCGCGGCCAGTATCGGCGGGCTGTTTGCTGGTGGCTTTGGCGGCATTGGCTCGATCAACTACGGACCTGTTTCCACCTCCGGTACGGTGCAGGCGATTCGCGTGCTGACCATTGAGGCCACACCACGGGTGCTGGAGCTACGCGGCGAGGAGCTGCTGACCTATCACCACACTTATGGCACCAACGGTATCCTGCTGGACCTTGAGCTGGCGCTGGCTCCGGCCCGCGACTGGGATGAATATCTGCTGGATTTTGCCAGTATCGAGGCGGCCTATGGCTTCTGTCGCACCTTGTTGGATGCGGCTGGCATCGAGAAGCGTGAGCTGTCGCTGTATGACAGCAAGGCGGCATCCTACTTCCGTGATATCCGGTTCGAGCAGCCCGCGGGGCACTTTCTGGTTATGGCCCTGGTGGCGCCGCACAACCGTCAGCCGCTGGCAGAGTTACTGGCCGAACATGGTGGCAGCCAGTTGTGGATGCAGACCTTTGCCCAGATGCAGGCCAGCGGCCTGACGCTGATGGAACACTGCTGGAATCACTCGACCCTGCAGGCGCTCAAGCACGACAAGAGCTTTACCAACCTGCAGACCAACTACGCGATAGACCGGGTGCTGGAGCAGTTGGCGGAGCTTAACGCGCTGGTAGGCGATGAGGTGCTGACGCACCTGGAGTTTATTCGCCTGGGCAATCAGCAGCCGCTGATCACCGGCCTGCCGCTGGTGCGTTACAGCACGGACGAGCGCCTGAACGAGATCATGGCGCTGCACCAGTCGCTTGGTATCAAAATCAACAACAGTCACACCTTCATGCTCGAAGATGGCAAGCATGGCGGCACCCTGAGTCCGGCAATTCTGGCCAGCAAGGCCGCCAATGACCCGCACTCGCTGCTCAATCCGGGCAAGATGCGCTCGCTGCCGGGCTGA